Proteins from a single region of Hordeum vulgare subsp. vulgare chromosome 6H, MorexV3_pseudomolecules_assembly, whole genome shotgun sequence:
- the LOC123404632 gene encoding sulfate transporter 3.1-like, with product MVGMPVVDVPETPAAAGAPRVPVPPARPFLHTLGANLKETFFPDDPFRAVAREDGRGRRALATLRYLFPCLEWLPCYTLGALRSDLIAGVTVASLAVPQGISYAKLADLPPIMGLYSSFVPALVYAVMGSSRDLAVGTTAVGSLLFPTLLGKEAPPAENPELYMHLAFTATFFAGVFQAGLGILRLGFLVDFLSQAAIVGFMGGAATVVCLQQLKGLLGLQHFTRATDVVAVMRAVFSQTHQWRWESLVLGCCFLLFLLIARFFSKRRPRFFWVSAAAPLVSLIAGSVFVYLIHGQNHGIQVIGNLKKGINPLSAKSLILSAPHMMVALKAGIITGLIGLAEGITVGRSFAMSKKYHVDNNKEMIAFGLTNIVGSCTSCYLTTGPFSRSAVNVNAGCKTAMSNVVMAVAVAVTLLFLTPLFHYTPLVVLSAIIISAMLSVFDFPAAVGLWKVDKLDFCVCLGAYLGVVLDNIGIGLSIAVGISVLRILLFVARPRTTALGKMPNSTVYRRMDQYAMAESVPGVLVLQVDAPIFFANASYLRERISRWINEEEERIKATSEQSLQCVVLDMGAVAGIDTSGTKLIEDLNNSLQMKNIQIALANPGSEVMKKLDMSKVLASIDDEWIFQEVGDACDYALLNCKIANVQHNIV from the exons ATGGTGGGGATGCCGGTCGTCGACGTGCCCGAGACGCCGGCCGCGGCGGGGGCGCCGCGCGTGCCCGTGCCCCCGGCACGGCCGTTCCTCCACACCCTCGGCGCCAACCTGAAGGAGACCTTCTTCCCCGACGACCCGTTCCGAGCGGTGGCGCGGGAGGACGGGCGCGGCCGGCGCGCCCTGGCCACGCTCCGCTACCTGTTCCCGTGCCTGGAGTGGCTGCCGTGCTACACCCTCGGCGCGCTCCGGTCCGACCTCATCGCCGGTGTCACCGTGGCCAGCCTCGCCGTCCCCCAGGGCATCAGCTACGCCAAGCTCGCCGATCTACCGCCCATCATGGGATTAT ACTCTAGCTTCGTGCCGGCGCTGGTATACGCGGTGATGGGGAGCTCCAGGGACCTGGCGGTGGGGACGACGGCGGTGGGGTCGCTGCTGTTCCCcacgttgctggggaaggaggcGCCGCCGGCGGAGAACCCGGAGCTGTACATGCACCTGGCCTTCACGGCCACCTTCTTCGCCGGCGTGTTCCAGGCCGGCCTGGGCATCCTCAGGCTGGGCTTCCTGGTGGACTTTCTGTCGCAGGCCGCCATCGTCGGGTTCATGGGCGGCGCCGCCACGGTGGTGTGCCTGCAGCAGCTCAAGGGCCTCCTGGGCCTCCAGCACTTTACCAGGGCCACGGACGTCGTCGCCGTCATGCGCGCGGTCTTCTCGCAGACCCACCAG TGGCGATGGGAGAGCTTGGTTCTCGGGTGCTGCTTTCTCCTGTTTCTGCTCATAGCTCGCTTCTTC AGCAAGAGGCGACCGAGGTTCTTCTGGGTGTCGGCTGCGGCACCGTTGGTGTCACTCATCGCTGGAAGCGTCTTCGTGTACCTCATCCATGGCCAAAACCATGGCATCCAAGTG ATTggtaacctcaagaagggcataaACCCGTTGTCCGCCAAGAGCCTGATCCTATCGGCGCCGCACATGATGGTCGCTCTCAAGGCCGGCATCATCACCGGCCTCATCGGCCTCGCC GAAGGGATCACGGTGGGGAGGAGCTTCGCCATGTCCAAGAAGTACCACGTGGACAACAACAAGGAGATGATCGCCTTCGGGCTGACGAACATCGTGGGGTCCTGCACCTCGTGCTACCTCACCACCGGCCCCTTCTCGCGCTCCGCCGTGAACGTGAACGCCGGCTGCAAGACCGCCATGTCCAACGTGGtgatggcggtggcggtggccgtGACGCTCCTCTTCCTGACGCCGCTGTTCCACTACACCCCGCTGGTGGTGCTGTCGGCCATCATCATCTCGGCGATGCTGAGCGTCTTTGACTTCCCCGCCGCCGTTGGCCTGTGGAAGGTGGACAAGCTCGACTTCTGCGTCTGCCTCGGCGCCTACCTCGGAGTCGTCTTGGACAACATCGGGATCGGACTCTCCATCGCG GTCGGGATATCGGTTCTCCGGATCCTGCTGTTCGTGGCGCGGCCAAGGACGACGGCGCTCGGCAAGATGCCCAACTCGACCGTGTACAGAAGGATGGACCAGTACGCCATGGCGGAGAGCGTGCCCGGAGTGCTGGTGCTGCAGGTCGACGCGCCCATCTTCTTCGCCAACGCGAGCTACCTGCGAGAGCG GATCTCGCGGTGGATCAACGAGGAGGAAGAACGGATCAAGGCCACGAGTGAGCAGAGCCTACAGTGTGTCGTCCTAGACATGGGTG CCGTCGCTGGCATTGACACGAGCGGGACGAAACTCATAGAGGATCTCAACAAcagcctccagatgaagaatattcAG ATTGCGTTGGCAAACCCGGGGAGCGAAGTAATGAAGAAACTGGACATGTCCAAGGTGCTCGCGAGCATCGATGACGAGTGGATCTTTCAAGAGGTGGGTGACGCGTGCGACTACGCGCTGCTCAATTGTAAAATAGCAAATGTTCAACACAACATTGTATAA